The following proteins are co-located in the Motilibacter rhizosphaerae genome:
- the glnA gene encoding type I glutamate--ammonia ligase, protein MFNNADEVLRYVKDEGVVFIDVRFCDLPGVMQHFNVPAQSVDADFFTEGQMFDGSSIRGFQAIHESDMKLIPDVTSAYIDPFRVEKTLVVNFSIVDPYTGEAYSRDPRQVAAKAEAYMRGTGIADTAFFAPEAEFYIFDDVRFETKQNAGYYYIDSVEAAWNTGRVEEGGNLGHKTPYKGGYFPVAPVDHYSDLRDEIVVELDRLGLQVERSHHEVGTAGQAEINYRFDTLSKSADKVMLFKYVVKNVAHRNGKTVTFMPKPLFGDNGSGMHCHQSLWKDGSPLFYDELGYGGLSDMARWYVGGLLHHAPSLLAFTNPTVNSYHRLVPGYEAPVNLVYSARNRSACIRIPVTGSNPKAKRIEFRVPDPSSNPYLAFAAMLMAGLDGIKNKIEPPTPIDKDLYELPPEEHAEISQVPGSLSEVLDNLEKDHAFLTEGGVFTEDLIETWIAYKRASEIDPIRLRPHPHEFELYYDI, encoded by the coding sequence ATGTTCAACAACGCGGACGAGGTCCTGCGCTACGTCAAGGACGAGGGCGTCGTGTTCATCGACGTCCGCTTCTGCGACCTGCCGGGCGTGATGCAGCACTTCAACGTGCCGGCCCAGTCGGTCGACGCGGACTTCTTCACCGAGGGCCAGATGTTCGACGGATCCTCGATCCGCGGCTTCCAGGCCATCCACGAGTCCGACATGAAGCTCATCCCGGACGTGACGTCGGCGTACATCGACCCGTTCCGCGTGGAGAAGACGCTCGTCGTCAACTTCTCCATCGTGGACCCCTACACGGGCGAGGCCTACAGCCGCGACCCGCGCCAGGTGGCCGCCAAGGCCGAGGCGTACATGCGCGGCACCGGCATCGCGGACACGGCGTTCTTCGCCCCCGAGGCCGAGTTCTACATCTTCGACGACGTGCGCTTCGAGACGAAGCAGAACGCCGGCTACTACTACATCGACTCCGTCGAGGCGGCCTGGAACACCGGTCGCGTCGAGGAGGGCGGCAACCTCGGGCACAAGACCCCCTACAAGGGCGGGTACTTCCCGGTCGCCCCGGTCGACCACTACTCCGACCTGCGCGACGAGATCGTGGTCGAGCTCGACCGCCTCGGGCTCCAGGTCGAGCGCTCGCACCACGAGGTCGGCACCGCCGGCCAGGCCGAGATCAACTACCGCTTCGACACCCTGTCGAAGTCGGCCGACAAGGTCATGCTCTTCAAGTACGTCGTGAAGAACGTCGCGCACCGCAACGGCAAGACCGTCACCTTCATGCCGAAGCCGCTGTTCGGCGACAACGGCTCGGGCATGCACTGCCACCAGTCGCTCTGGAAGGACGGCTCGCCGCTCTTCTACGACGAGCTCGGCTACGGCGGCCTGTCCGACATGGCCCGCTGGTACGTCGGCGGCCTGCTGCACCACGCGCCCAGCCTGCTGGCGTTCACGAACCCGACGGTGAACTCCTACCACCGCCTGGTCCCGGGCTACGAGGCGCCGGTCAACCTCGTCTACTCGGCCCGCAACCGCTCGGCCTGCATCCGCATCCCGGTGACGGGGTCGAACCCCAAGGCCAAGCGCATCGAGTTCCGCGTGCCGGACCCGTCCAGCAACCCGTACCTCGCGTTCGCCGCCATGCTCATGGCCGGTCTCGACGGCATCAAGAACAAGATCGAGCCGCCGACGCCCATCGACAAGGACCTCTACGAGCTCCCGCCCGAGGAGCACGCGGAGATCTCCCAGGTCCCCGGCTCGCTGTCCGAGGTGCTGGACAACCTCGAGAAGGACCACGCGTTCCTCACCGAGGGCGGGGTCTTCACCGAGGACCTCATCGAGACGTGGATCGCCTACAAGCGCGCCAGCGAGATCGACCCGATCCGGCTGCGCCCGCACCCGCACGAGTTCGAGCTGTACTACGACATCTGA
- a CDS encoding catalase, whose product MGGVPGAPGPEVKTGDRLTSNQGVRISDDQNTLRAGTRGPSLLEDGLFREKMMHFDHERIPERVVHARGAGAHGSFRLHTSLAQFTRAKVLTDTGVTTPVFVRFSTVNGSRGSADTARDARGFATKFYTSEGVWDLVGNNIPVFFIQDAIKFPDLVHSFKPEPNVEIPQASTAHDTFYDFISLTPESAHMLMWTTSDRGIPRSYRMMEGFGIHTFRLVNSSGDSTFVKFHWKPRLSVRSLVWDEAQKLAGVDPDFHRRDLADAINAGAYPQWDLGVQLLAEKDTGKVGFDVLDATKLWPEETVPVQLVGTMTLNRNPQNYFTETEQVAFHTGHVVPGIDFSDDPLLQGRNFSYLDTQLNRFSGPNFSQLPINQPHSPVNNFQQDGFMRYANRPGRINYEPNSLPGGEAHESSAAQGGFVSYAEPVGGTKVRARSDTFSDHFSQATLFFQSMTEPEKQHIIQALQFELGKVTVKAVQQRMLGLLANIDTRLVTEVAGYLSLPVPSGSPNTAIGTSDALSQEKTAKPSARTRKVAVLVGDGVTAADVAAIGKALHAAGGAAVVVGPHVGPVTAQGGTVTATATYLTSKSVQFDAVFVPGGTAGLVSNGDAVHFVEEAFKHDKAVGAVGTGTAVLRAALGGAAAGAAGVVTGASASAVARDFVAAVAAHRHWSRSTGAISA is encoded by the coding sequence ATGGGCGGCGTCCCCGGCGCACCCGGGCCGGAGGTGAAGACGGGCGACCGGCTCACCTCGAACCAGGGCGTCCGGATCTCGGACGACCAGAACACCCTGCGCGCTGGTACGCGGGGACCGTCGCTGCTCGAGGACGGCCTCTTCCGCGAGAAGATGATGCACTTCGACCACGAGCGGATCCCCGAACGGGTCGTGCACGCACGCGGGGCGGGGGCGCACGGCTCCTTCCGGCTGCACACCTCGCTCGCGCAGTTCACCCGAGCGAAGGTCCTCACCGACACGGGGGTGACGACGCCGGTCTTCGTACGGTTCTCGACGGTCAACGGCTCGCGCGGCTCGGCCGACACCGCCCGCGACGCCCGCGGCTTCGCGACGAAGTTCTACACCAGCGAGGGGGTGTGGGACCTCGTCGGCAACAACATCCCGGTCTTCTTCATCCAGGACGCGATCAAGTTCCCCGACCTCGTCCACTCGTTCAAGCCCGAGCCGAACGTCGAGATCCCCCAGGCCTCCACGGCGCACGACACGTTCTACGACTTCATCTCGCTGACCCCCGAGTCGGCCCACATGCTCATGTGGACCACCTCCGACCGCGGGATCCCGCGCAGCTACCGGATGATGGAGGGCTTCGGCATCCACACCTTCCGGCTCGTGAACTCCTCCGGCGACTCGACGTTCGTCAAGTTCCACTGGAAGCCGCGGCTCTCCGTCCGGTCGCTCGTCTGGGACGAGGCGCAGAAGCTCGCCGGTGTCGACCCCGACTTCCACCGGCGGGACCTGGCGGACGCGATCAACGCGGGCGCGTACCCGCAGTGGGACCTCGGCGTGCAGCTGCTCGCGGAGAAGGACACGGGCAAGGTCGGCTTCGACGTGCTCGACGCGACCAAGCTGTGGCCCGAGGAGACCGTGCCGGTGCAGCTCGTCGGCACGATGACGCTCAACCGCAACCCGCAGAACTACTTCACGGAGACCGAGCAGGTCGCCTTCCACACGGGCCACGTCGTCCCCGGCATCGACTTCAGTGACGACCCGCTGCTGCAGGGGCGCAACTTCTCCTACCTCGACACCCAGCTCAACCGCTTCAGCGGCCCCAACTTCTCCCAGCTGCCGATCAACCAGCCGCACTCCCCCGTCAACAACTTCCAGCAGGACGGGTTCATGCGCTACGCCAACCGGCCGGGGCGCATCAACTACGAGCCCAACTCCCTGCCCGGTGGCGAGGCCCACGAGTCCAGCGCGGCTCAGGGCGGGTTCGTCTCCTACGCCGAGCCCGTCGGCGGCACGAAGGTGCGCGCCCGCAGCGACACCTTCTCCGACCACTTCAGCCAGGCCACGCTGTTCTTCCAGAGCATGACCGAGCCGGAGAAGCAGCACATCATCCAGGCGCTGCAGTTCGAGCTGGGCAAGGTGACGGTGAAGGCGGTGCAGCAGCGCATGCTCGGCCTGCTCGCCAACATCGACACGCGCCTCGTCACCGAGGTCGCCGGCTACCTGAGCCTCCCCGTCCCCTCCGGGTCCCCCAACACCGCGATCGGCACGTCCGACGCGCTGAGCCAGGAGAAGACGGCGAAGCCCAGCGCGCGTACGCGCAAGGTGGCGGTCCTCGTCGGGGACGGCGTCACCGCCGCCGACGTCGCGGCCATCGGTAAGGCGCTGCACGCTGCCGGCGGGGCCGCCGTCGTGGTCGGCCCGCACGTCGGGCCGGTCACGGCGCAGGGCGGCACGGTCACGGCGACCGCGACGTACCTCACCTCGAAGTCGGTCCAGTTCGACGCGGTCTTCGTGCCGGGGGGCACGGCCGGGCTCGTCTCGAACGGCGACGCCGTCCACTTCGTCGAGGAGGCGTTCAAGCACGACAAGGCGGTCGGCGCCGTCGGCACCGGCACCGCCGTGCTGCGCGCCGCCCTGGGCGGAGCGGCGGCCGGCGCCGCCGGTGTGGTCACGGGCGCCAGCGCCTCGGCCGTGGCGCGCGACTTCGTCGCGGCTGTCGCCGCGCACCGGCACTGGAGCCGCAGCACCGGCGCGATCTCGGCCTGA